The window TAAAGCATTTACTGTTTGTCCTAAAAATCCTCTAACCCTGCCTTCATATTCAGAACCATCAGCATTAAATAAATTACCTCCTTCATAAGTTAAAGTTTGTTTTCTCCCAAGACCTAAAAATCCTGCACGATGTTCAATCTTAACTGTATCTCCAAATGGATCACTAAACCAAATCGGATTGATTGCCTTGCATAATAGCATACGGACTTATAGAAGGGTTTGGCTTAGGGTCTAAATTCCAGCGGTGATCCACACGGGGATTATATTCCCAAAAAAGTGCAGTGTAATGATTTCCAGCCCCTGCAATCTCATCAACCTTTTCTTGTGTGTTATAGCCATAACGATAAGACCCAGAGGTATATTGGCGGTCTTCCATTACCATCCCAAACGGATAGTAATTAGCATACATCTCCAATACAGCCGTAAAGTCGGATGGGCTGGCGGTAGAAGCAGGTAACTTTCGGTCTGCTACAACAGCGCGCACGTTCCCTAAGTGGTCTTTCAATTCGTATTCCCTTTTGTTCAGTTCCCGGGTATAGGTGTTTCCAGTAACAGCAGAGAGATCACGGGTAATATTCGCGCGGTAAATCCCCAAGCGATCACTGCCGTAGAGCGGTATTTCAGTAAGCTGCTGCTGGTTGTCATTCACCAACTCATAGTTGGCCAGTATATTCCCGGATGCATCGCGCACATACCATGTGGTGGTAGTACCGCTTTCCGTCTGCACGCTTTTCTTTACGCGGTTGCCCATTGCATCGTATGTAAACGTGATAACATCGGTATAGGTGGCAGTGCTGTTTACATTTAATACAGTAGCTACTTTGCCATATACATTCCAAGTGGTAGTAATTCCTTCTTGCACGTCTTCAATTAAATTTCCAATAGCGTCATAACGATAATTCGTGGTGGCCTGGCCCGAGGAGATTTCCTGGATACTGATAGCTTCTTCTACCTCAATTATCGCAGCCTGCATTCGTGTTTTGGTATCCTGGATTATGATTTTTCTGACATCCCGCAGAAAAGAATTGGCGAACTCAACCTTCATTTTAAGGCATCCAATATATCCTTGCGATCCACTTTAGCACTCTTTAGTCCTGCATCAATAGCTTTGGAAAAAAGCTCATCTTCCGCTTCCTCCAACGATAATACTTTGAAACCTATCTTCTCTGCAAGTTTCAATAAGAGTTCTTTATCGTCCCTGGAGTCCGTTTTAATAACACTGAATTCTGACATATCCATTCATTTTATAATAGCAGCCAATTTACATCAATTTTCAAGCATAAAAATAAACGGGAGATCACCTGCCTCTGCTGCAATAATGCAGGTCCCAATTATTTTGGGACAAGCCCGGATACGGGTTACAGCCCATGGTGATGAGGCGTTGGCAACGGTCGCAAGCCAGAAAGCCGCAGTATTCCGCTGGCGCGGAATTGTCCGGTAATAAATCGGACCTGCATTAACCGCTCTTAGGTGGTACGATTTTAATCAAAACCTGGATTATAAATAAATTATCGTTTAATTTTCCCTCAAAAAACATCAACACTCAACAAATCAATGCAACAGCAGAAGAGAACGTTTTGGAAAGATAATTTGTATCATAGGAAAAGAACCGGACGTTCTTTCCCTATTTGCTGCAAAATATTTGTCTTAAATTGTACCCATAAATATTGAATGATGAAGTATTACTTACTCTCTGTCGTTGCCATTCTCTTCACCTGTTCTGCAACCGCTCAGCAGGTGAAGCTCTACCCAAGTGTTACTCCGAAGATCGTATCAGGTTCAAACCACGACACACTCTATAATCCCTTTGCCGGGGGGCTGGTTGGTCCGCAATTCTCCAATATTGACATGAACTTCGATGGAAAGCAGGATCTTCTGGTATTCGATATTTCAGGAAACCAGATACTGCCTTTTATTGACGAGGGAGAGCGGGGGGAAATGTCCTTTCGCTACCGCCAGGATTATGCAGACTTCTTTCCACCTGCGCGTAATTTCATGCTGCTGGCCGACTATAACAATGACGGCTTGCCTGATTTCTTTACTTATTCACGCCTCGGCAGCGGCATGGAGATCTGGGAAAATACTTCTGAAAATGATCAGCTTTCATTTGAATTGCGCACGCCACAGGTGCTGTTTCCACACAATAATTATGAAACCAACGTTTTCATCGGGAACACGGATTTACCCGCGCTGACGGATGTGGATGGAGATGGCAGGCTGGATATTCTGAACTTCGGAACGCTGGGCGGATATGTATATTACTACCGCAATGTTTCATTAAATCCTGACAGCCTGAGGTTTTGCCTCATGGATGAGTGCTTCGGAAAATGGCTGGAAAGCTCCACCACCAACGCTCCGATCCTCGGTATCAGTTGCGGCCCGCGAGATACGAACTGCAACAGATTGCGTTTAGAAGATCCGGATGAAGGACAAAATAAAAAACATGCCGGCTCCACGCTCCTTGCGCTGGATATGGATGGCGACAATGATAAAGACCTTGTGGTGGGAGATATCAGTTACCCAAACCTCATTTTGTATACCAACGGCACTAAAGAACTTAACAATGGAGGAGTGGATACTTTCATTTCGTATGATACGGCTTTCCCGGCCTCTACCGTGCCGGTAGATATTTTCTATTCGCCCGCAGCCTTTTATGTTGATGTAAACGGAGACGGCATCAGGGATATGGTTTCCGCGCCCTTCGAACCAAGAGCTGGGAAAAAACTGAACCAGGTGTGGCTCTATCTGAACAACGGTGCCGACAACAATCCCGACTTTGAATTCAAAACCAGCAGATTCCTTCAGGAGGAGATGCTGGACCTGGGAAGCAAGACGGCACCGGTATTTGTGGATATTGACGCAGACGGAGACATGGACCTGATTGTGGCTACCGCAGGAGAGTACATGGAAAATTTCAATATGGCAGACCGGCTTGTGCTCTATGAGAATATCGGGTCGGCCACCGATCCGATATACGTACTCAAGGACGATGATTATCTTTCTTTAAAACAGCAGGGACATTCTGATCTGCGACCGGCTTTCGGAGATATTAATGGTGATAATTCGTCAGACCTGCTCATCGGCACGCGCTTCGGAAATTTCATCTATTATGAAAATACCGCAGAAGCTGGAAACCCAATGGAGTTTACCTTCAAGACAAATGATTTCAAAAATATGGGGAGCGACATTGGATATATAACGGCTCCATTTATTTATGATTTAAATGGCGATGGAAAAAATGACCTGATCATTGGAGAAGCCGGAGGCAACATAAATTATTACCAGAATACTGGCCAAACCGGAAATCCTTCTTATACTTTGATTACCGAAACGCTTGGGAATATTCACACCAACTCCTTTTTCTACACCTATGATTATGATACCTCCGGAAATATCATTGACTCCACAATTGTTATGGAATCTACCGGAGCATCTGCGCCTGTAATTGCCGATTTTAACGGAGACGGAACGCCTGAACTGGTGAGCGGATCGCTGAACGGCAAAATATTCTTTTTTGAAGTTGGCGCTGATCCCAACGCTGAATGGCAGGAACTGGATACCGTATTTTATAATTACATTTTAGAGCGGGGCGTAAACAGAAAACTTGGGTATTTCTCTACCGTTACCACAGCTTCCATTAATAAGGATTCATTGCCTGACCTGATCGTGGGCAGCGAGCGGGGCGGCCTCGTATTCTTCAGCAGTATAGACGAGGGGCTGGACTCCTCCGGGTCTGTAGGAATTACACCAAAACCCGCAGCAACCATTCAGGTGCGGGTATTCCCCAATCCTGCGCAGGATGAATTGAATCTCTCCATCAGCAACCCTTCTTCGGCTGCCAATTATCATGTAGAAATGATCGGATTGACCGGACAAACGGTTTATCTTAATAATTTGGAAAACGGCAGGAATTCCATTATTATTCCTACCGATGATTTGCCACGTGGCATTTACTTATTGCGAATTACTGACAGGAACAGCAGTGTTCATTACACAACTCAAAAGGTTGTTTTGCGATAACTATTTCACGTTCATTTTTTCTATATGTTAAAGCCGGGATTTTAAAAAGTCCCGGCTTTTTTAATTCTAAAAAAATAATTACAGCTAATTATATAAATCTCAATTTCTCCTTATTCTTCCTGCTGAGCTTTTACTATTTCATTTATTGAAATGCCATCAATCAGCACGTCCTTCAGCACGGCCTCCCCGTTTTTAATTCTCACCAAAGCATACGTTTCTAAACTATCGTTCTGCTGGGAATCAATGTAGGCCAATTCCGCTGGGTAAGCCTTTGATTCCTCCATATAATACCTGTCAAATGGATACTGAACTGTCAATATATTTGTCGTATCTCCCGAAACAAACCACACTTTGGCTTTCAGGAAATCCTCGCTTTCATCAGGCTTTTCCTTTGATACCGAATTAATTTTAACAAAACCTTCCTCATCCGTTTTCAGAGAAAGATAAACGGATTCACCCGAAACCCAGTCGTCTTCATTTTGAACTCCCACGGTGTTCTCTGCAAAGTTCAGGGTAATGTACTTCCCTCTGAAAGGATCGGACGGATCAACCGGTGCTGTCCTGAATTTGTATTCAGTTCCCGTGCGCAATACGTTCTCCCGGTCCATAATCATTTTGGCAGGAACATAAATTTGCACCAGCGCAACCATTACAAAAACGATCATAATTATTTTTTTGCTATTCATTTGTTTTCCTCTTTTTAAGCATCCAATAGTTTGTTGCAAAAAACCCTGCTCCCACTGATACGAACAAAATTCCCCGCATTACAAAACTCAGGTCGGTGTCAAAAAACCGGCAAACCACCAACGCTGTAATTATCAGCAACCCATAATTTAATATTCCCAAATGGAACTTTTTCGCGCCATCCATAATTGTCAAAATCCCAATGGTAAGAACATACAAATTGATCAATACCACGGCAAAAGGCAAAACCCCTCCAATTATAAAAGTGACGATAAACAGCATAAAAATAAATGCGAAGGGTTCATTTGCCTTTATCCTTTCCTTTTTGAAATTAATATAAAAAAGCCCCGCTGCCGCCAATGATAAAACCACAGAAGCATAAAATTCAGGCGCCAATATTATTTCATTTAAAAGAAGATTCCTGCTTCGCAAATCTTCCCAAAACCCATCGAAGCTCAATATCAGCAGCAGAATAAGCGTGCCCGCTGAACCTAATACCCTGAAGCTGTTGTTCCGCGTTTTTTGCTGCCTGAAATATCCTGACATCCCAACCAGATAAAATACGCCAAACAGGCTCATATAGGCAATGAACATTAATTCATCCGTATTTTTCGCCACGGTGCCAAGTGCAATGATCAGCGAAACCGGAAAAATCCAGTTGTGCATCACCATGAAATTGCTATCAGGCTGCTTTCCGTACAAATAATAATAATGCGGCAAAACGCCCGCAAACATTAGCCAGTACCAATAGGATTCGGTGGATGGATATGACCAATAATTGGTTTCGCAGGCGAAATAAGTTATCCCGATAATATAAAGCAAAGAGGTAACGGAGGACTTCATTACGTAAACCAGCGGCAGGCACAGCAACATCCACGTCATCAGAAAGGAACTGAGGTTGCCGGGAATATTATAAATCTGGCTGACCAACGAAATGCTTGCCCCCACGGCAAAAAACAAAAAAGCCGTGCTGGCCTCTTTCCAGGCGGTGCTGTCCGGTTGTTTAATAAGGCTATAACCGCAAAGCACCTGGCCCGCAAGAAGCGGTAAAAAAGCAAACACCACCTTCACCGTTCTTGAAAATTCGTCCCAATTATGAGCGATGATCAGGATAATTCCCAGCCCGACTAAAATAGCGCCCAGTATTCCAAAAACTATGAATAGCCGGTTGACGGATGAACTTTCCTTGCTATTATAATAATCGCGGATTTTGTCTGCCGTTTCAGGTGTGATCACTTCCGCTTGCAGAAGCTCCGGCAGGCTTTTCAGTACACTCATATTTTTTTATATAATTCAAGGCATTAAGACTATTTCTGTCGGAAAATTATTCCTGTCAAATATGCGTATTTTTTAAAAGATCACAACACAGGCGGCCCGCAGCATTCCTGCCTCCTTTTCCGTTTGCCAGGCATTTTTTCAACCTTGAAGAAAGCTCAGTGTTAAGTTCACATCTGCATGAGCCGGAGACGAACTTCCGGGAAACATGCGATACATCTAACCCAAATAAATGCTGCGCAATGGCAAGAGAAGTGAAAGTCCCGAAAATGGCTGAAGGTGCTGATTCGGCAACCGTAAGTGAAATCCTGGTGAAGGAAGGAGATACTGTGGAGAAAGAGCAGTCGCTGATTACCGTGGAATCTGACAAGGCTTCCCTGGAAGTGCCGTCTGACGCTGCCGGAAAGGTGAAAGAAATAAAAGTTGCTGAGGGAGATGAAATTTCTGTGGGGGATGTGATCCTGCTTCTGGAAGATGAAAATGGGGAGGATGGGGACAAGGAGGAAGATGAGGAAGAAACTCCGGAGGAAGACCAGAAAGAAAAGCCAGAGAAAAAAGAAAAAGAAAAGGAGGAGGAAAATGATAAAGAGGTAAAAGAGGAACCAAAGGAAAAGAAGGATAAAGATAAAAAAGAGGCTAAGCCGGAAAAAGAAGAATCATCGCAAGAAGAAGAAGAGAAAAATAAAGCTAAAGAGAAAGACAAGAAAGAAAAATCCAGTGAAGAGGAGAAACCGCAAGTAGAGGCGGAATCCAGGTCAGAAACTGATGAGGCCGCAGCAGGGCCTTCAGCGAGAAGGCTGGCGCGGGAACTTAGCGTGAAGCTGACGGAAATACGCGGCAGCGGACCGGAAGGACGAATCCTGGAAGATGATGTAAAAGCATTCGCCAGCGAAATTATATCGGGCCGGGCGACTGCCGCACCTGAAAGCAGCTTGCCGGACTTCTCGCGATGGGGAAAGGTGGAGCGCAAGCCGCTCAGCGGAATCAGGAAAACAACGGCTCAGCACGTAGCCAGTGCCTGGCGACAGATCCCGCACGTTACGCATTTCGATGAAGCTGACGTTACAGGGCTGGAGAAATTCCGCGAAGATTATGGCGAGGAAGTAGCTAAAAAGGGAGGTAAACTCACGGTAACGGCCATTTTACTGAAGATCTCCGCAGTCGCTTTACAAGAATTCCCGGAATTTAACGCCAGCCTTGATATGCAGAAAAACGAGATGGTGCTGAAGCATTACATCCATATCGGGATTGCTGCAGATACGGAGAACGGGCTGTTGGTACCGGTAATCCGCGATGTGGACAAAAAGCCGGTAATTGATTTAGCCCTGGAACTTGACCAAATGGCTGAAAAGGCCCGGAACCAAAAGCTGACAAAGGAGGAGATGGAGGGCGGAAACTTCATCATCTCCAATCTTGGCGGCATTGGCGGAACCAACTTCACGCCTATCATTTATCAGCCGCAGGTAGCTATTTTGGGCGTGAGCCGAACTGCAACAAAACCCGTTTGGCGCAACGAACAATTCGAGCCGCGGCAAGTCCTTCCGCTTTCGCTCAGCTATGACCACAGGATGATTGATGGTGCAACTGCCGCCCGCTTCCTCCGCTGGATCTGCGAAGTGATAGAAAAACCCTACAAAATGCTGCTGGAATGACTAAACCGGTTTTCCAGTTTCTTCTGAACTTCTTTTCCTTATCCTGAGCCGGCATCCTGCTCTTTAATGACGGAATGCTGAAATTCGTCCTATGAAAAGCCGAAACTGCCTGCTTCAATGAAATACAGCTATCTCCTCTTCGGACTTATCATGGGCTTGCTTCTCTTGCTTTTGCAAACGCTCCAGTATCGCGTTATGCTGCGCGATCTTTCACTGGAATTATATGGCGGTATCATAGCCATCATTTTTGCCGGCATCGGAATTCTTCTTGGCAGCGGCATTTTCAGGAAGAAGCACGAAAAAAATTCCCCTGCATCCGTAGCCCATCCTGACCGGGCGAAAATTGCAGCCTCCCAACTCAGTTCGCGGGAACTCCAGGTGCTGGAACTGATGGCAAGAGGATATACCAATCAGGAAATTGCAACGCAGCTTTTTGTTTCGCGAAATACCATTAAAACGCACACCTCAAATATCTACAGCAAACTGGAGGTAAAACGCAGGACG of the Bacteroidia bacterium genome contains:
- a CDS encoding T9SS type A sorting domain-containing protein produces the protein MMKYYLLSVVAILFTCSATAQQVKLYPSVTPKIVSGSNHDTLYNPFAGGLVGPQFSNIDMNFDGKQDLLVFDISGNQILPFIDEGERGEMSFRYRQDYADFFPPARNFMLLADYNNDGLPDFFTYSRLGSGMEIWENTSENDQLSFELRTPQVLFPHNNYETNVFIGNTDLPALTDVDGDGRLDILNFGTLGGYVYYYRNVSLNPDSLRFCLMDECFGKWLESSTTNAPILGISCGPRDTNCNRLRLEDPDEGQNKKHAGSTLLALDMDGDNDKDLVVGDISYPNLILYTNGTKELNNGGVDTFISYDTAFPASTVPVDIFYSPAAFYVDVNGDGIRDMVSAPFEPRAGKKLNQVWLYLNNGADNNPDFEFKTSRFLQEEMLDLGSKTAPVFVDIDADGDMDLIVATAGEYMENFNMADRLVLYENIGSATDPIYVLKDDDYLSLKQQGHSDLRPAFGDINGDNSSDLLIGTRFGNFIYYENTAEAGNPMEFTFKTNDFKNMGSDIGYITAPFIYDLNGDGKNDLIIGEAGGNINYYQNTGQTGNPSYTLITETLGNIHTNSFFYTYDYDTSGNIIDSTIVMESTGASAPVIADFNGDGTPELVSGSLNGKIFFFEVGADPNAEWQELDTVFYNYILERGVNRKLGYFSTVTTASINKDSLPDLIVGSERGGLVFFSSIDEGLDSSGSVGITPKPAATIQVRVFPNPAQDELNLSISNPSSAANYHVEMIGLTGQTVYLNNLENGRNSIIIPTDDLPRGIYLLRITDRNSSVHYTTQKVVLR
- a CDS encoding DUF2157 domain-containing protein, with the protein product MSVLKSLPELLQAEVITPETADKIRDYYNSKESSSVNRLFIVFGILGAILVGLGIILIIAHNWDEFSRTVKVVFAFLPLLAGQVLCGYSLIKQPDSTAWKEASTAFLFFAVGASISLVSQIYNIPGNLSSFLMTWMLLCLPLVYVMKSSVTSLLYIIGITYFACETNYWSYPSTESYWYWLMFAGVLPHYYYLYGKQPDSNFMVMHNWIFPVSLIIALGTVAKNTDELMFIAYMSLFGVFYLVGMSGYFRQQKTRNNSFRVLGSAGTLILLLILSFDGFWEDLRSRNLLLNEIILAPEFYASVVLSLAAAGLFYINFKKERIKANEPFAFIFMLFIVTFIIGGVLPFAVVLINLYVLTIGILTIMDGAKKFHLGILNYGLLIITALVVCRFFDTDLSFVMRGILFVSVGAGFFATNYWMLKKRKTNE
- a CDS encoding 2-oxo acid dehydrogenase subunit E2, which encodes MAREVKVPKMAEGADSATVSEILVKEGDTVEKEQSLITVESDKASLEVPSDAAGKVKEIKVAEGDEISVGDVILLLEDENGEDGDKEEDEEETPEEDQKEKPEKKEKEKEEENDKEVKEEPKEKKDKDKKEAKPEKEESSQEEEEKNKAKEKDKKEKSSEEEKPQVEAESRSETDEAAAGPSARRLARELSVKLTEIRGSGPEGRILEDDVKAFASEIISGRATAAPESSLPDFSRWGKVERKPLSGIRKTTAQHVASAWRQIPHVTHFDEADVTGLEKFREDYGEEVAKKGGKLTVTAILLKISAVALQEFPEFNASLDMQKNEMVLKHYIHIGIAADTENGLLVPVIRDVDKKPVIDLALELDQMAEKARNQKLTKEEMEGGNFIISNLGGIGGTNFTPIIYQPQVAILGVSRTATKPVWRNEQFEPRQVLPLSLSYDHRMIDGATAARFLRWICEVIEKPYKMLLE
- a CDS encoding GDYXXLXY domain-containing protein, giving the protein MNSKKIIMIVFVMVALVQIYVPAKMIMDRENVLRTGTEYKFRTAPVDPSDPFRGKYITLNFAENTVGVQNEDDWVSGESVYLSLKTDEEGFVKINSVSKEKPDESEDFLKAKVWFVSGDTTNILTVQYPFDRYYMEESKAYPAELAYIDSQQNDSLETYALVRIKNGEAVLKDVLIDGISINEIVKAQQEE
- a CDS encoding response regulator transcription factor codes for the protein MKYSYLLFGLIMGLLLLLLQTLQYRVMLRDLSLELYGGIIAIIFAGIGILLGSGIFRKKHEKNSPASVAHPDRAKIAASQLSSRELQVLELMARGYTNQEIATQLFVSRNTIKTHTSNIYSKLEVKRRTQAVQRAQEMNLITSPVGVK